In Comamonadaceae bacterium OTU4NAUVB1, one DNA window encodes the following:
- a CDS encoding DUF3649 domain-containing protein: MTGRLFRRARAAGPLVSRIVAAVAGGYALAALASVAPLALPVSRPQAVLAGMLASFAVYAGAVVWVFAVRSARRAWTGLIVAAAPLLAAACSVWFAVPAP; encoded by the coding sequence GTGACCGGCCGGCTTTTCCGGCGCGCGCGCGCCGCCGGGCCGCTCGTCTCGCGCATCGTGGCCGCCGTCGCGGGCGGCTACGCCCTCGCCGCCCTGGCCAGCGTCGCCCCGCTCGCACTGCCCGTGAGCCGCCCCCAGGCGGTGCTCGCCGGCATGCTGGCGAGCTTCGCGGTCTACGCCGGGGCGGTGGTGTGGGTGTTCGCCGTGCGCAGCGCGCGCCGCGCCTGGACCGGGCTGATCGTGGCCGCCGCGCCGCTGCTGGCGGCGGCCTGTTCGGTGTGGTTCGCGGTCCCGGCGCCATGA